Proteins from one Mesotoga infera genomic window:
- a CDS encoding pyruvate kinase alpha/beta domain-containing protein, producing the protein MVIYFKKSDEETTKTLLEHIFASALKRNIRDIVLPSTLGNVAKLAFETVPSSLRLVIVTHSVGFKKPDHDEFDPQVRKMYYGSRHAILTATHLFRGLDGAFYKSSGGTYPPQIFATALRLFGQGTKVAIEIAMMAADSGLVSVNDWIISAGGTGHGIDTAYILKTCHSSDLGTFKFGELLGIPSTLELTDS; encoded by the coding sequence ATGGTCATCTATTTCAAAAAAAGCGACGAAGAAACGACGAAAACACTTCTGGAACACATTTTCGCAAGCGCGCTGAAACGGAACATTAGGGATATCGTTTTGCCTTCAACACTCGGCAATGTGGCTAAACTCGCCTTCGAGACTGTTCCTTCTTCTTTAAGACTGGTGATAGTGACTCACTCGGTCGGTTTCAAAAAACCCGACCACGACGAATTCGATCCACAGGTGAGAAAGATGTACTATGGTTCGCGTCACGCTATCCTGACGGCAACGCACCTCTTCAGGGGTCTTGATGGCGCCTTCTACAAGAGCAGCGGCGGAACTTACCCGCCCCAGATCTTCGCCACCGCTCTCAGACTCTTCGGCCAGGGGACCAAGGTAGCCATTGAGATCGCTATGATGGCCGCCGATTCGGGCCTGGTGAGCGTGAACGACTGGATAATCTCGGCCGGGGGAACTGGCCACGGAATAGATACGGCCTACATTTTGAAGACCTGTCACTCGAGTGATCTGGGCACATTCAAATTTGGCGAATTGCTGGGAATTCCCTCGACGCTCGAATTAACCGATTCGTGA
- a CDS encoding DUF1254 domain-containing protein, with protein sequence MFSKKLLMIWLVLLTLFSIVYSYQQELTTDPSEASSLAKDAYIFAYPMLENYRTMYVEAVSPGNFNTFKHVKTLFGPESKTVVRPNNDTIYSTAWLDLKTEPIVITLPEIPDRYFSLQLVDMYTHNFAYAGTRTTGSGSVKVMVACPYWEGEIPSGIDYVFYSEGNYVYCVVRMAINSEKLGDLQRVFEIQHQCSLQTLSKYTGTLSPEPIQTQNFPSFDQTIADSVGFIRYFNFLLGQLRIHPSETALIQSFSKIGVGPDKSFDEAELSEPVREAIKSALVEARQEIFHPGTAMGSITNGWSLPGRIFGNRDRMQDRYLIRAAAAHLGLYGNDLEEAYYPSCFFDSDGEILDASKYNYYISFSKEQLPPVDPKGFWSITMYDENQFMVENALNRYSIGDRSDLTYNEDGSLMLYLQNESPGQSKESNWLPAPDGKFTMTMRIYIPLQEGLDPLYCPPVVRKAGAIE encoded by the coding sequence ATGTTTTCAAAGAAGCTATTAATGATTTGGCTGGTATTGTTGACACTGTTCTCAATTGTTTACTCATATCAGCAAGAGCTCACAACTGACCCTTCTGAGGCAAGCTCGCTGGCTAAAGATGCGTATATTTTCGCTTACCCGATGCTTGAGAATTACAGAACTATGTATGTAGAAGCAGTGAGCCCGGGAAATTTCAACACATTCAAACATGTAAAAACTTTATTTGGCCCTGAAAGTAAAACCGTAGTCCGTCCGAACAACGATACTATCTACTCAACCGCCTGGCTCGATTTGAAGACAGAACCGATTGTGATAACTCTTCCAGAAATTCCTGACAGATATTTCTCTTTGCAACTCGTGGATATGTACACACATAATTTCGCATATGCAGGCACAAGAACGACTGGAAGCGGCTCTGTAAAAGTAATGGTTGCATGTCCTTACTGGGAAGGAGAGATACCTTCGGGAATAGATTATGTCTTCTACAGTGAGGGAAACTATGTCTACTGTGTAGTGAGAATGGCTATTAATAGTGAGAAGCTGGGAGATTTGCAGAGGGTCTTTGAAATTCAGCATCAGTGTTCACTGCAGACTCTCAGCAAATATACCGGAACTCTTTCTCCAGAACCGATTCAAACGCAAAACTTTCCTTCTTTTGATCAGACAATTGCCGATTCGGTTGGATTTATTCGATACTTCAATTTCCTTCTCGGTCAACTGAGAATACATCCTTCTGAAACTGCTCTTATCCAGAGCTTCTCGAAGATTGGGGTTGGCCCGGATAAATCATTTGATGAGGCCGAGCTTTCCGAACCCGTGCGAGAAGCAATAAAATCAGCATTAGTTGAGGCCCGTCAGGAAATCTTCCATCCGGGTACGGCAATGGGGAGTATCACAAATGGCTGGTCTCTGCCAGGAAGAATCTTCGGAAACAGAGATAGAATGCAGGACCGATATCTGATCAGAGCTGCCGCCGCACATCTAGGACTGTATGGAAACGATCTCGAAGAGGCCTATTATCCAAGCTGTTTCTTTGATAGCGATGGAGAGATACTTGATGCTTCGAAGTACAATTATTATATCTCTTTTAGCAAGGAGCAGTTACCTCCTGTGGATCCCAAAGGTTTCTGGTCAATTACAATGTACGATGAAAACCAATTCATGGTAGAAAATGCGCTGAACAGATACTCGATAGGTGACAGGTCAGACCTCACATACAACGAAGACGGTTCATTGATGCTGTACCTTCAAAATGAATCTCCCGGTCAATCGAAAGAGTCCAACTGGCTCCCTGCACCCGACGGGAAATTCACCATGACTATGCGAATCTATATTCCGTTGCAGGAAGGACTGGATCCTCTATACTGTCCACCGGTAGTTAGAAAAGCGGGAGCAATCGAATAA